In Erigeron canadensis isolate Cc75 chromosome 7, C_canadensis_v1, whole genome shotgun sequence, one DNA window encodes the following:
- the LOC122607423 gene encoding bZIP transcription factor 11-like, protein MASSSGNSSQIHQSASDDGLMDQRKRKRMESNRESARRSRMRKQKHIDDLIAESTKIKNDNDQIKSTINLTTEQTTKIEAENSVLRAQVNELSQRLNSLNEIINYMNTNTNSTTNQYCSGGSTTNGLFEFDYMENPWNMMYVNQQPIMASAADMFGY, encoded by the coding sequence ATGGCTTCTTCAAGTGGAAATTCATCTCAGATCCATCAGTCTGCATCTGACGACGGACTGATGGatcaaagaaagagaaaaagaatggAATCTAACCGCGAATCAGCACGTAGATCAAGGatgagaaaacaaaaacatatcgaTGATTTGATTGCTGAATCAACCAAGATCAAGAACGATAACGATCAGATCAAATCCACGATCAATCTTACAACTGAACAGACTACTAAAATTGAAGCCGAAAATTCCGTGTTGAGGGCTCAAGTAAATGAACTTAGCCAAAGGTTGAACTCACTTAATGagattataaattatatgaacACAAATACTAATAGTACAACTAATCAATATTGTAGTGGTGGTAGTACTACTAATGGGTTGTTTGAGTTTGATTACATGGAGAATCCATGGAATATGATGTATGTCAATCAACAACCAATTATGGCTTCAGCTGCAGATATGTTTGGGTACTAG